A window of the Rhizobium brockwellii genome harbors these coding sequences:
- a CDS encoding MSMEG_0569 family flavin-dependent oxidoreductase codes for MPQNLKQHYSTAVIGGGQAGLSASHYLKRHGVDHVVFEKKTVAHKWKNERWDAFCLVTPNWQCQLPDHPYDGADPHGFMVKDEILAYVDRFVKKVDAPIFEQTGVTSLEKHGGLFRLETSAGAVTADAVVIATSLYADPAIPRAAERLPEDITQIHTAAYRNTDQLPDGGVIVVGSGQSGCQIAEDLHLAGRKVHLVTGNAPRCARFYRGRDVVDWLSDIGQYDITVEHDGMTKKKHDTNHYLTGRDGGRDIDLRKFALEGMALYGRMSGIAAGRMLFEPNLKANLDGADRVYNGINALIDRHIAEKGIDAPAASPYVPIWEPEAEITELDLKAEGITSVIWATGFSPDWSFVGLPIFDGNAYPVHRRGVTAVDGVYVLGLPWLWTWGSGRFLSVGRDAEHVVGHLAARHSAQTSSLKQSVSA; via the coding sequence ATGCCCCAGAACCTGAAGCAGCATTACAGCACCGCCGTCATCGGTGGTGGCCAGGCCGGCCTGTCCGCCAGTCATTACCTGAAGAGGCACGGCGTCGACCATGTGGTCTTCGAGAAGAAGACCGTTGCGCATAAATGGAAGAACGAACGCTGGGACGCCTTCTGCCTGGTGACGCCGAACTGGCAGTGCCAGCTCCCCGATCATCCCTATGACGGCGCGGATCCGCACGGTTTTATGGTCAAGGACGAGATCCTTGCCTATGTCGACCGCTTCGTGAAGAAGGTCGATGCTCCGATCTTCGAGCAAACCGGCGTGACGTCGCTCGAAAAGCATGGCGGCCTGTTCCGGCTCGAAACCTCGGCTGGCGCGGTGACCGCCGATGCCGTGGTGATCGCCACCAGCCTCTATGCGGATCCGGCCATTCCGCGTGCTGCCGAGCGCCTGCCCGAGGACATCACGCAGATCCACACCGCCGCCTACCGCAATACCGATCAACTGCCGGACGGCGGGGTCATCGTGGTCGGCTCCGGCCAGTCCGGCTGCCAGATTGCAGAGGATCTGCATCTTGCCGGCCGCAAGGTGCATCTCGTCACCGGCAATGCGCCGCGTTGCGCCCGGTTCTATCGCGGTCGCGATGTCGTCGACTGGCTTTCCGATATCGGCCAGTACGACATCACGGTCGAACATGATGGCATGACGAAGAAGAAGCACGACACCAACCATTACCTGACAGGACGCGACGGCGGACGCGATATCGATCTGCGCAAGTTCGCGCTGGAGGGCATGGCGCTGTATGGCCGCATGTCCGGCATCGCCGCCGGCCGGATGCTGTTCGAGCCGAACCTGAAGGCCAATCTCGACGGCGCCGACCGTGTCTATAATGGCATCAATGCCCTGATTGACCGGCATATCGCCGAGAAAGGCATCGATGCTCCGGCCGCATCCCCCTATGTCCCTATCTGGGAGCCTGAGGCTGAGATTACCGAACTCGACCTGAAGGCGGAGGGGATCACCTCGGTCATCTGGGCCACGGGATTCAGCCCGGATTGGTCCTTCGTCGGACTGCCGATCTTCGACGGCAACGCCTATCCCGTTCATCGCCGCGGCGTCACTGCCGTCGATGGCGTCTACGTGCTGGGACTTCCCTGGCTCTGGACCTGGGGCTCGGGCCGGTTCCTCAGCGTCGGCAGGGATGCCGAACATGTGGTGGGGCATCTCGCAGCGCGACATTCGGCACAGACATCGTCTCTCAAGCAATCGGTCAGCGCCTGA
- a CDS encoding MSMEG_0570 family nitrogen starvation response protein codes for MPEMRFVITWPDGQEESCYSPSLIIREFFTEGESYSVADFVDRSRRALTIASDRVEAKFGFACSSANDQLARIESAAVAFLNDADARVHCKTFIL; via the coding sequence ATGCCTGAAATGCGCTTTGTCATAACCTGGCCCGATGGCCAGGAAGAGAGCTGTTATTCCCCCTCGCTGATCATCCGTGAGTTTTTCACCGAGGGTGAAAGTTATTCGGTCGCCGATTTCGTCGATCGCAGCCGCAGGGCGCTTACCATCGCCAGTGATCGCGTGGAGGCGAAGTTTGGTTTTGCCTGTTCATCCGCAAACGACCAACTCGCCCGAATTGAAAGCGCCGCTGTCGCCTTCCTGAATGACGCAGATGCCCGCGTCCACTGCAAAACCTTCATCCTCTGA
- a CDS encoding MSMEG_0565 family glycosyltransferase: MSLPSHRALRIAMLTHSTNPRGGVVHAMQLSEALTSLGHQVVLHAPDAKAAGFFRQPSCGTACIAVPPAPAYMTQMVEQRIADYVGYFRRIGTNGFDLFHAHDGISGNALATLKLQGLIPNFARTVHHIDQFADPRLMALQDRAIDAADIFFAVSRLWQDRLRDERGIEATVVGNGVDTNRFSPAWSGEQVALRDRLQLGSGPIFLSVGGIEARKNTLGILEAFRQVRAIRPDAQLVIAGGASLLDHGDYQEEFRSCLACLGRDAAAVHVTGAIADADMPSLYRLADALVFPSLKEGFGLVVLEAMASGIPVVTSSIAPFTEYLGPGDAIWCDPHHPVSIAEGMALALVAPIREQIIPRGLAIAARHGWQQTATAHLARYHTLLEPDHA, translated from the coding sequence ATGAGCCTCCCGTCGCACCGAGCGCTCCGCATTGCCATGCTGACCCATTCCACCAATCCGCGTGGCGGCGTGGTTCATGCCATGCAGCTTTCGGAAGCGCTGACCTCGCTTGGTCATCAGGTGGTCCTGCATGCGCCTGATGCCAAGGCGGCGGGCTTCTTTCGTCAACCCTCCTGCGGCACGGCCTGCATTGCCGTGCCTCCGGCACCCGCGTACATGACGCAAATGGTCGAGCAGCGGATTGCCGACTATGTCGGTTATTTCCGAAGAATCGGAACCAATGGCTTCGACCTGTTCCACGCCCATGACGGCATTTCCGGCAATGCGCTGGCAACCCTCAAGCTGCAGGGCCTGATCCCGAATTTTGCCCGCACTGTCCACCACATCGACCAGTTTGCCGATCCGCGCCTGATGGCTTTACAGGACCGCGCGATCGATGCGGCCGATATCTTCTTCGCCGTCAGCCGCCTCTGGCAGGACAGGCTGAGAGACGAGCGCGGCATCGAGGCGACAGTGGTCGGCAATGGCGTCGACACCAACCGCTTCTCGCCTGCCTGGAGCGGGGAGCAGGTCGCTCTGCGCGACAGGCTGCAGCTGGGAAGCGGGCCAATCTTCCTCAGTGTCGGCGGCATCGAGGCGCGAAAGAACACCCTTGGTATTCTCGAAGCCTTTCGTCAGGTCCGCGCCATCCGGCCGGATGCCCAGCTTGTCATTGCCGGCGGCGCCTCTCTCCTGGACCATGGCGACTATCAGGAGGAGTTCCGTTCGTGCCTCGCCTGCCTCGGTCGGGACGCCGCGGCGGTGCACGTCACCGGTGCGATCGCCGATGCCGACATGCCGAGCCTCTACCGGTTGGCGGATGCGCTGGTGTTTCCCTCGCTCAAGGAAGGCTTCGGCCTCGTCGTTCTGGAAGCCATGGCCAGCGGCATTCCGGTCGTGACATCCTCGATTGCGCCCTTCACCGAATATCTGGGTCCGGGCGATGCGATCTGGTGCGATCCGCATCATCCGGTCTCGATTGCCGAAGGCATGGCGCTGGCGCTGGTCGCACCGATCCGCGAGCAGATCATCCCCCGTGGTCTCGCGATTGCTGCCCGCCATGGCTGGCAGCAAACCGCAACAGCCCATCTTGCCCGCTATCACACGCTGCTGGAGCCTGACCATGCCTGA
- a CDS encoding sll0787 family AIR synthase-like protein — translation MAAIDIRALAAKLSASSGIAAKQDIGTIAARLGLQGQQIAVGDDCAALPDGDGYLLFAIEGFMNEFVAADPWFAGWCGVMVNISDVVAMGGRPIAVVDAVWANGEAGATPVLEGMRAASSAFGVPIVGGHTNIRTERGQLSVAILGRAKTLLTSFDARPGDVLVAAIDHRGRYREPFDNWEAATDAAPARLRGDLELLPEIAEAGLALSAKDISQGGIIGTAIMLAECSRVGIDIDFTAIPLPAGVSLDRWLVTFPSFGYLLSVAPEHAADVVTRFTARGISAAVIGAVVAGAEVALVDGESRAVVRNHAETPLLQLGRQNVAA, via the coding sequence ATGGCCGCAATCGACATCAGGGCCCTGGCGGCAAAACTCTCGGCCAGCAGCGGCATCGCCGCCAAGCAGGATATCGGCACGATCGCGGCAAGGCTCGGCCTGCAGGGACAGCAGATTGCCGTCGGCGACGATTGCGCCGCGCTGCCCGATGGCGACGGTTATCTGCTTTTTGCCATTGAAGGCTTCATGAACGAGTTCGTCGCCGCTGACCCCTGGTTCGCCGGCTGGTGCGGCGTCATGGTCAATATCTCCGACGTCGTTGCCATGGGCGGCCGGCCAATCGCCGTGGTTGATGCCGTCTGGGCCAATGGCGAAGCTGGCGCGACTCCCGTTCTCGAAGGCATGCGGGCGGCTTCCAGCGCCTTTGGCGTGCCGATCGTCGGCGGGCACACCAATATCCGCACCGAACGCGGCCAGCTATCGGTCGCCATTCTCGGTCGCGCCAAGACGCTGCTGACGAGCTTCGACGCGAGGCCCGGCGATGTGCTGGTTGCAGCGATCGACCATCGCGGCCGTTACCGCGAACCCTTCGACAACTGGGAAGCCGCCACCGATGCCGCGCCGGCGCGCCTGCGCGGCGACCTCGAGCTGCTGCCCGAGATCGCCGAGGCCGGGCTGGCGCTTTCTGCGAAGGATATCAGCCAGGGCGGCATCATCGGCACCGCCATCATGCTGGCCGAATGTTCCCGTGTCGGCATCGATATCGACTTCACCGCCATTCCCCTGCCCGCCGGTGTGAGTCTCGACCGCTGGCTCGTCACCTTTCCGAGCTTCGGTTATCTGCTCTCGGTCGCGCCGGAACACGCGGCCGATGTCGTCACCCGCTTCACCGCGCGCGGCATCAGCGCTGCGGTCATCGGCGCGGTCGTGGCCGGCGCCGAAGTCGCGCTGGTCGACGGCGAGAGCCGTGCAGTGGTGCGCAATCATGCCGAAACACCGCTGCTGCAGCTCGGTCGGCAGAATGTCGCCGCATGA
- a CDS encoding MSMEG_0567/Sll0786 family nitrogen starvation N-acetyltransferase: MMLETFAPYRSSEFQVKFATSAWERSQAHALRRAVFCEEQRIFEGDDRDAIDDQAIPIVALSMLGIAADQLVGTVRIHQAEPGLWWGSRLAVHQDFRKIGALGATLIKLAVSSANAIGCHTFLANVQVQNGLLFRRLHWDVIEEFEVYGKPHLRMKADLAYYPPCATPEAGFTALSRKAA; the protein is encoded by the coding sequence ATGATGCTCGAAACCTTTGCTCCCTATCGCTCGAGCGAATTCCAGGTGAAGTTCGCAACCTCCGCCTGGGAGCGCAGCCAAGCGCATGCGCTGCGTCGTGCCGTCTTCTGCGAGGAACAGCGGATCTTCGAGGGCGATGACCGCGACGCGATCGACGATCAGGCAATCCCGATCGTGGCTCTCTCCATGCTCGGCATTGCCGCCGATCAGCTGGTCGGAACGGTGCGCATTCATCAGGCCGAACCCGGCCTCTGGTGGGGCTCGCGACTAGCGGTCCATCAGGACTTCCGCAAGATCGGCGCCTTGGGGGCGACCCTGATCAAACTCGCAGTGTCCTCCGCCAACGCGATCGGATGCCACACGTTCCTCGCCAATGTGCAGGTGCAGAACGGTCTGCTGTTCCGCAGGCTGCACTGGGATGTGATCGAGGAGTTCGAGGTCTATGGCAAGCCGCATCTCAGGATGAAGGCCGATCTTGCCTATTATCCGCCTTGCGCCACACCCGAGGCAGGCTTCACCGCCCTTTCCAGAAAGGCCGCGTGA
- a CDS encoding MSMEG_0568 family radical SAM protein — protein MENTTRLPTEVLINELQSYGARLVDPKAGHESRRGGAGPSDHKALTIDGMTVMVPVHTAPAFESPYLVEKPDEMGRSRISRDGTVLGEVSFPLRPRFYERSTADGIPYSQIAVLHGKDVLATTVLQTCIRYQSRTKTCQFCAIGQSLAAGRTIAHKTPEQLAEVAKAAVELDGVKHMVMTTGTPKGDDRGAAILADSARAIKTAVNIPIQAQCEPPEDDIWFTRMKEAGVDALGMHLEAVTPEVRARIMPGKAQVSIAKYMASFKAAVEVFGRGQVSTYILAGLGDSRDAILDICEKLVALGVYPFVVPFVPISGTPLESHPAPRPDFMHSILGPLSRMLVASGLKAVDIKAGCGKCGACSALSTYERMLTK, from the coding sequence ATGGAGAATACGACACGTCTGCCGACCGAGGTTCTGATCAACGAATTGCAGTCCTACGGAGCCCGGCTCGTTGACCCCAAGGCCGGACATGAAAGCCGCCGCGGTGGTGCCGGACCTTCCGACCACAAGGCGCTGACCATTGACGGCATGACGGTGATGGTGCCGGTTCACACCGCACCTGCGTTCGAGAGCCCCTATCTGGTGGAAAAGCCGGACGAGATGGGCCGTAGCCGTATCAGCCGGGATGGTACGGTGCTGGGCGAGGTTTCCTTTCCCCTGCGCCCGCGCTTCTACGAGCGCTCGACCGCCGACGGCATTCCCTATTCGCAGATCGCCGTTCTGCACGGCAAGGACGTGCTTGCCACGACCGTGCTGCAGACCTGCATCCGCTATCAGAGCCGCACCAAGACCTGTCAGTTCTGCGCTATCGGCCAATCGCTGGCCGCCGGCCGCACCATCGCCCACAAGACGCCAGAGCAGCTTGCGGAAGTCGCCAAGGCCGCCGTCGAACTGGACGGCGTCAAGCATATGGTGATGACCACCGGCACGCCGAAGGGCGATGACCGCGGCGCTGCGATCCTCGCCGACAGCGCCCGCGCCATCAAGACGGCCGTCAACATTCCCATCCAGGCGCAATGTGAGCCGCCGGAAGACGATATATGGTTCACCCGCATGAAAGAAGCCGGCGTCGATGCACTCGGCATGCATCTGGAAGCCGTGACGCCAGAGGTGCGTGCCCGCATCATGCCGGGCAAGGCGCAGGTCTCGATCGCCAAATACATGGCCTCGTTCAAGGCCGCAGTGGAGGTCTTCGGGCGCGGCCAGGTCTCGACCTATATCCTGGCGGGGCTCGGCGACAGCCGTGACGCCATTCTGGACATCTGCGAAAAGCTGGTTGCGCTCGGCGTCTATCCCTTCGTCGTGCCCTTCGTACCGATCTCCGGCACGCCGCTCGAAAGCCATCCGGCGCCGAGGCCCGACTTCATGCACTCGATCCTCGGGCCCTTGTCCAGGATGCTGGTCGCCAGCGGCTTGAAGGCCGTCGACATCAAGGCCGGCTGCGGCAAATGCGGCGCCTGCTCCGCCCTTTCCACCTATGAAAGGATGCTCACCAAATGA
- a CDS encoding Nit6803 family nitrilase, with product MEKKPSVRVAAAQIAPDLTSREKTLARVLDAIREAAAKGAELIVFPETFVPWYPYFSFVLPPVLSGKEHVRLYEEAVTVPSAATDAVSAAAREHGIVVALGVNERDHGSLYNAQLLFDADGTLILKRRKITPTFHERMIWGQGDASGLKVVDSAVGRLGALACWEHYNPLARYALMAQHEDIHIAQFPGSMVGPIFADQMEVTIRHHALESGCFVVNATGWLTDGQIASITSDAGLQKALRGGCMTAIISPEGKHVVPPLTEGEGILIADLDMSLIVKRKRMMDSVGHYARPELLHLVMDGRATAPMVTTTQPSLPTAEARTFSDGEYDTSADRGSDQRIAVLRSPAR from the coding sequence ATGGAGAAAAAACCGAGCGTCCGGGTTGCCGCCGCGCAGATCGCGCCGGATCTGACCTCACGCGAGAAAACACTGGCCCGCGTGCTGGATGCAATTCGTGAAGCGGCAGCCAAAGGCGCCGAGCTGATCGTCTTTCCCGAAACCTTCGTCCCCTGGTACCCCTATTTTTCTTTCGTGCTACCGCCTGTTCTCTCCGGCAAGGAGCACGTGCGACTTTACGAGGAAGCCGTCACGGTGCCGAGCGCTGCCACCGATGCCGTCTCGGCAGCCGCCCGCGAGCATGGCATCGTCGTGGCGCTCGGCGTCAACGAGCGTGACCACGGATCGCTCTACAATGCCCAGCTGCTGTTTGATGCCGATGGCACGCTCATCCTCAAGCGTCGCAAGATCACCCCGACCTTTCACGAGCGGATGATCTGGGGCCAGGGCGACGCCTCCGGCCTGAAGGTGGTCGACAGCGCCGTCGGACGCCTTGGGGCGCTGGCCTGCTGGGAGCATTACAATCCTCTGGCACGCTACGCCCTGATGGCGCAGCACGAGGACATCCATATCGCCCAGTTTCCAGGCTCGATGGTCGGGCCGATTTTTGCCGACCAGATGGAAGTCACCATCCGCCACCATGCGCTGGAAAGCGGTTGCTTCGTGGTCAATGCCACCGGCTGGCTGACCGACGGGCAGATCGCCTCTATCACGTCCGACGCCGGCCTGCAGAAGGCCCTGCGCGGCGGCTGCATGACCGCGATCATCTCACCCGAAGGCAAACACGTCGTGCCGCCGCTGACAGAAGGCGAAGGCATCCTGATCGCCGATCTCGACATGAGCTTGATCGTCAAACGCAAGCGGATGATGGATTCGGTCGGCCATTATGCCCGACCCGAGCTGCTGCATCTTGTCATGGATGGCCGCGCCACGGCGCCGATGGTCACCACCACCCAGCCATCCCTCCCCACAGCCGAAGCAAGGACCTTTTCCGATGGAGAATACGACACGTCTGCCGACCGAGGTTCTGATCAACGAATTGCAGTCCTACGGAGCCCGGCTCGTTGA